GCAGCAGCAACAGCAGCAGACACAGCAGCGTGAAGAGGGTCAGGGCAAGGTAGAGGGCGGACATGGCAGCAGTGTAGAGGAAGTGATGGGAAACGAGTGATGGGTGATGAGTCACCACTTCGACGACTCATCACCCATCACGCATCACTTTTTTTTACTGGTTCGCTTTCGCCTGCGCTTCCTGCAGGGCGGCCTGGGCGCTCATCTTGCCGGTGGTGGCCTTCTGGATGGCGTCTTCGAGGTACTTCTGCCAGATGTAGTAGTCGGGCGCGGTGGGGCGCGGTACGGCGTCGTCGAGCTGCGAATATGCGGCCTTGCGATACGGATTCTTGGCGTAGTAGTCGGCCAGCCCCGGCTGCACGCTGCGGCGCGGGGTCACGTAGGCGGTGGCCTTTACCCAGTCGTTCAGGCGACCCGGCTCCATCAGGAACTTCCAGAAAGCCATCGCGCCCGCCTGCTCGCTGGTGGTCGAACCCTTGGGCAATACGATGTTTGCGCCTCCCAGCGGCACAGCGCAGATCTTTTCGCAGGGAAACGGCGCAGCTCCCAGGTCTACGAACGGCAGCTTCTGGAAGTCCGTCCAGTTGGCGACACTCGCCACCACCATCAGGTTCTGCCCGCGTGTAAAGTCGAAGGCCGCGCCGATGGCGTCGTCGAGGGTGCGGAACTGAGCGTTGCCGCCCTTCACCATGCGGGCGAGCTGATCGAGCGCCGCCACCGCTTCCGGCGAGGTGAAGTTCGGCTTGCCGTTCAGCACCACGTTTCCGCCACGCGACGCCACCAGCCCTTCAAACGTCCAGGCGTCAGCAATGACCAGCAGCGGCCTGCGCCCATTGCCCAGCTTGTCGGCGGTGGCTTCCAGTTCGGTCCAGGTCTTCGGCGGGTTCAGCTTTGCGCCTCGGAAGACGCCCGCGTTATAGAACAGCACGGGCGTGCTCACGTTCCAGGGCAGGCCATAGCGCACCTTGTTGACCTCGCCCGCTTTCCACACCGCCGGATAGAAGTCGTTGACCAGAGTGGCGGGCAGCGCGGCCTCGTATTTGTCGAGGTTGACCAGTTGCCCGTCGCCCACCAGCTTGCTGAAATACGTGAACTCGGCCTGAAACATGGTCGGCGGGTTGCCAGCCTTGATGGCCGCCTGCAATTTGGCGGGCGCTTCGCGGTAGTTGCCCACCGAGGTCACGCTCACCTCGTACTGGTTCTGCGAGGCGTTGAAGTCGCGGGCGTACTGGGCCACCAGGTCTTTAACGCCCTCCATGCTGTGCCAGAAGGAAATCTGAAGGGGGGCGGCAGATGCGCCGGAGAAGGCGAGGAGGGTACAGGTCAGGAGGGCAGCAGAACGCTTCACCCGCACAGTCTAGAGGCCGATGATGACGCGGGTGTGACGCAGCAGGGCAACACAGCGAAGTGCCGAAGACACATGGTTCTTCGGCACTCGTCGGGCGTTCAGATGTTCAGGGCTGCCGTGGCGCTTCAGGCAGATTCTGGGGCGGCTTGCTGGGTGGGCAAGGCGTCTACCACGTACTCTTCGGCCACCTTGCCACCGTTGACCAGCAGTTTGACCTGCTGACTCAGGCGGGTCAGCACCGGGGGGGCGTGGTGCTTGCTGAAATCCAGGGCTGCCACTTCGCTGCCCACATCGAACCCGTAGCGCTGCGTCAGGAAGTAGCGGTGATCCATGATCCACAGGTACAGGTCGGCCTCGGTGCGGCCAGGAAAGCGCCTGAGCACGTCGTGGGTGCGAATCTGCTCCACGATGCGGCTGTACAGGCGGATGTACCAGCTGCATACCGCCTCGTCCCAGGGGGTATCGCGGTTGTGTTTCTTGTCGAGGTAATACTTGCGCGTGCGGATGTGTTCGATCAGGCGGTCGTAGCGCCCCGGCGTGGTGAACAGCATCTCGTGGTGGTCGGGCATCAGCGTGTCGAGGTGGGTCGCCTGCAAGAAGTCGGCGTATTCGCCCTTGATGATCAGGTCTTTGAGCGTGTCGCCCTGCTCTGGCGGCACCGTCACGTTCAGTTCGATCACCTGCGCGTCGATGTAGGCCTGCCCCTGCCGACGCGCCACCGAAACGCGGTGGTTGCCGTCCTTGACGAAGTACAGTTCGCCCACCTTGTACACCTGAATGGGCGGCAGTTCCTTGCCCTGAAGCTGAGCGCTGCGAACGCCGATCCAGCGCTCGTCGAGGTGCTGCTCTTTGGGCAGGTAGTAGCGGTCGAACTCGCGGTAACGGTCGACCGATCCCACGATTGACGCCGTGGGAATGGCCTGGGTGCCGCGCTGATACTCGGCGTTTGGGTGAAGATGGCGCATCCATTCAAACGGCAGCAGTTCGTTCGGCTGGCGACGCAGGACGTTCAGCAGATCGTGAACGTCGGCAGTCAGCCGCGCCCGCTCTACTTCTGAACGTGCCTGATCGCGCAGGCGAACGGTGCCCACTGCGCTGTGTGTGTCATTGTTGTTGTCCATAGTCCTGCTCCCGGCGAGCACTCTGGCCCGCCCTGTTCATACTCTTCGCTCGCTCCGGTCATCCTGCGATCACCGCCGCTTACTTAGTGTCCAGAATACACCTTCTCGCCTGTCAGGATTCTGACGAAGTGTCAGTAGGCTGTCAGGTGCGGTGGCGGAATGAACCGTCCAGACACCTCCAGCGTATCTGGAAGCAGTGCGCTCTGTGTCTTTTGCCTTTATGGCAACTTAATATGGTGTCTGGCCCACCCAGTTACGGCCCGGCAGACGTTCAAATGCACCCACACAGTACGGCGGAGGTACTATGCTCGGACGATTTTTCAAGAAGCCCGAAAACGACCAGGGAGGCCGCGTGCCACCCGGTCAGACCCTCACCACGCGCTTTCCGGTGCTGACGTATGGCCCGGTGCCGCGCTACGCCAAGACCGATATCACGGTGCGGGTCTTCGGTCTGGCAGAGGAGCAGACCTTCAGCTGGATAGACCTCCAGAAGATGCCGCAGACCACCCTGACCTACGACATCCACTGCGTCACGCACTGGAGCAAGTTCGATACCACCTGGACGGGCATCAGCGTGCCGGAGCTGATGAAGCACATTCAGCTGAAGCCGGGAGCCACCCACGTCATGATTCACAGCGTCGGCGGCTACACCACCAACCTGTCGCTGACCGACTTCGTGCGCGACCAGAATCTGCTGGCCCACGAATTCGGTGCCAGCCCCGATCAGCTCGCGCCGCTGGAAACCGAGCACGGCGGGCCGATGCGTCTGGTGGTGCCGCACCTGTACTTCTGGAAGAGCGCCAAGTGGATCAATGGGCTGGAATTCATCAGTCAGGACGAGGCCGGATTCTGGGAGAAGAACGGCTATCACATGCGCGGCGACCCCTTCAAAGAGGAACGCTATAGCGACTGAACAGCGCTTCCGGGAGTTGCCGTATCTGGTGCCCGATCTGCTGGCACCCGGCCTGACCCTGATTCTGATCGGTTCCGCGCCCAGCACCATCAGTGCGCGGGCGCGGGCTTACTACGCCAATCCTCAGAACAAGTTCTGGCGCACGCTGCATGCGGCAGGGCTGACACCGCGCCAGTTTTCGCCGCACGAGTATCCGGCGCTGCTGGAACTGGGTATCGGCCTGACCGACCTCGCCAAGCGCCACGCCGGAATTGACGCGGCGCTGCCGAAAGGAGCGTGGGATCAGGGCGAGCTGCTGGAAAAGCTGGAGACGCACCGCCCGCGCCTGATCGCCTTCACCAGCAAGAAAGCGGCGTCGGAAGGGCTGGGACTGCCCACCGGAAAGCTGCCGTATGGCAAACAGGCGGGGCTGCTGCTGGGCGCAGAAGTGTGGGTCATGCCGTCTACCAGTCCCCTCGCAGACAACCATTTCAGGCTGGAACCGTGGCTGGAACTGGGGGAGAGGTTCAGAGAGGTGACTGGAAAGGCTGACGGCTGATACCGATTGTGGGGAATGACGGTCAGGGAGAGGCAGGAGCAGCGTCTGTAACGAGCTGTCTCACCTCTCCCTGCCGCTCATTCCTCGGCTGCCCATACCTCCTGCACCGTTTCGCGTCGCCGAATTACTTGCCATTCCTGCCCGTCCCACAGCGCTTCGGCGGGGCGTGGGCGGGTCAGGTAGTTGCTGCTCATGGCGGCTCCGTAAGCCCCTGCATCCAGCAGGGCAAGCAGGTCGCCGCGTGTGGCCCCAGCCGGAAGCGGCACGTCGCGCCCCAGCAGGTCGCCGCTCTCGCAGGCCGGGCCAGCCAGATCGCTGACCTGTTGCTGCTCGCCCTGCCACAGAGCGCGAACCGGATGTTCTGCGCCGTAGAGCATCGGACGGAGCAGCTCGGTCATACCCGCGTCGAGCAGCGTGAAGGCTCGCCCGGTGGTTTTGTGGCCCATCACGCGGGTCAGTAGCACGCCCGCACGCGCCACCAGATATCTGCCCGGTTCGACCCACAGCGCCGCGCCGAAGACCGCTGCTGCTGCCTGCGCCTGCGCTGCAATGCCGTGCAGATCGGCGTCGAGGCCCCAGCCGCCGCCCACGTCCAGCACTTCCAGCGGCCCGGTCATGGCCCGCAGCGCCGCCACCCGCTCGAAGGCCGCCCCGAAGTCGGCAGCGTCCCGGATGGCGCTGCCGATGTGCAGATGCAGCCCCTGCAGCGTGTGGCCCGCGTCTCGCAGCGCTGATAGGGTAGCGGGCAATTCGTCTGGGCGCACGCCGAACTTGCTGTCGGCGGCTCCGGTCGCCAGATGGTCGTGGGTACTCACAGGCAGGCCCGGATTGACGCGGATCAGCACCCGTGCGTGGGCCGGAAGCAGCGCCACCTCTTCCGGGCGATCCAGAATAAACGTCGCTCCCAGCCGTGCGCCCGCCGCATATTCGGCGTCCGACTTGGCCGGGCCGTTGATCAGGATGCCCTCAGCGTCTGCCCCGATGTGTTCGGCCCGTGCCAGTTCGCCCGCACTGACGCACTCGAAGCCCACGCCCGCTGCCCGCATGCGCCGTAGCAGCGTCAGGTTGGGATTGGCTTTCATGGCGTACCAGATGCGTGTGCCGCTAAATGCCTGCTGCACACGCCCCAGCGCGGCGTCGAGTTCGGCGGCGCTGTACACATAGAGGGGCGTGCCGAAGCGGTCGGCGGCCTGGTGCAGTTGTTCGTCTGTGAGTCCGGAAAGCGGAAGCATGTCTGCCATGCTAGCGGGCAAACAGGGTTTCTGTTACCGCTGAGGGCAGGCGGGTCTGTTACACTCCGCCCGTGACGGAAGCGGCGGTAACACACAAGGCGATACCAGGGGCAGGCAAGCGGGTGCTATGCGCGATGTCGGGCGGCGTGGATTCCAGCGTATCGGCAGCGCTGCTGAAAGAGCAGGGCTACAGCGTGGTCGGCGCGATGATGCGCTTCTGGCCCGACGACAAGCGCGTCGATACCTTCGATAGCTGCTGCTCACCCGACGCCGCTTACGAGGCCCGGCGGGTGGCCGATCAGGTGGGCGTGCCGTTCTATCTGCTCGATTACCGCGAACAGTTCCAGCAGCACATCGTCGGCCCATTTCTGAAGGAGTATGCCGCCGGGCGCACGCCCAATCCGTGTGTCAACTGCAATACCAAGGTCAAATTCGATGAGCTGGTCAAGAAGGCGAAGCTGCTCGGCTGCGATTACGTGGCGACCGGGCATTACGTCAAGCGCGTCGATGGGCCGAGCGGCACCGAGTTTCACCGGGGCGACGATCCGCGCAAAGACCAGACGTATTTCCTCTGGGGAACGCCCGTGTCGGCGCTGCCCTACATCCTGTTTCCGGTGGGCACGCTGGAGAAGCCGCAGGTGCGCGAACTGGCCGAGCAGCACGGCCTCCTGACCGCGCAGAAGCCGGAGAGCCAGAACATCTGCTTTGTGCCGGGCACCGTCAAAGACTTCGTGGCCGAGCATATCCCCAGGGCAGCAGGCTTTATCCGCGAGATCGGCAGCGGTGAGATCGTGGGCGAGCATATGGGCACGCAGTTTTATACCCTGGGCCAGAAGAAAGGCCTGGGGCTGTACCACACGCACGCCGTTCGGCACGTGGTTCATCTCGATCCGGGCAGCAAGACCGTGTGGGTGGGCGACTACGCCGACTGCCTGTGGACGGGTCTGCGGGCCAGCGCCGCCAATTACCTGCTGCCGCTGTCAGAGGTGCCAGACGTGGTGGAAGTGCAGGTGCGTTACCGGGCCACGCCTGTGCGTGCGCGGGTGCTGCACAAAGACGACTCTGGATTCGAGCTGGCCTTCGAGCAGCCGCAGTTCGCGGTGGCCCCCGGTCAGAGCGCGGTGCTGTACAGCGGCTCCAGACTGCTGGGCGGCGGCCTGATCGAAGATCACGTGCGGACGTTGCCAGCCCTGCCAGCCCCGAAAGGCAGAGAACTGGAGTTGCGCTGAAACGCCACACGACAAACAGGCCCACCAGCGTGACTGCGTGGGCCTGTTTCGTTTGCTAGCACCTGTGTTTACTCGTACTTCACTTCCAGAATCTTGAACTCCTGCTTACCGCGCGGCATCTGCACCATCACGGTCGCGCCTTCCTTCTGCCCGGCGAGCGCCTGCCCGATAGGACTCTGATCGCTGATCTTTCCCTTCAGGCTGTCGGCCTCGTAGGTGCCGACGATCTCGAAGGTGTGCTGCTTTCCGCTGGCGTCCTGCACCCGGATTCTGGCTCCCAGGCCCACGCCGTCCTGCGTGCCCTCTTCGACGATGAGCGCGTTTTCGAGCTGATATTCCAGATTCAGGATCTGAGCCTCGTTCTCAGACTGCTGCATGCGGGCTTCGTCGTAGGCGGCGCTTTCTCGCAGATCGCCGTCTGCCAGCGCCGTTCCCATGTTGTCGCTGATCTCGTCGCGCCGGGTCGTTCTGAGGTAGTCGAGTCGGAGTTTCAGTTGATCGTAGCCCTTGCGGGTCATCTTCATTTTTTCGGCCATAGCACTGTAGTATAGCGGGTTGGCAGACCTGAATACCGAAGGCTGAGCAGCTGTGTGGTCGCCGCAGGGGTACCGGTCTACACCGGCCCCGCAAGAAAGCGCGTTCCGGCGAGCGGAAAAGAGTGGTGTGGCCGGGCAGTCAGGCGCTGTTCAGAAATTCATTCCCTGGCGCGTCACCATCATCCGCAGTTCGTGGGGGCTGCTGGCCGCCTCCATCGCCTCGTCCATGGTAATCAGCGAGTGGCGATACAGCTCGACCAGATGCTGATCAAAGGTATGCATGCCGCGCAGATTGTCTTCCATCATGGCGTCTTTGATCAGGGTGGTTTTTTCCTCGTCGCGGATGTAATCCTGAATCAGAGCGGTATTGACCAGCAGTTCGGTACCCAGCACCCGGCCCACCCCGTCGGCACGGCGCAGCAGCCGCTGACTGATGATGCCCACCAGCGAATCGGCCAGCATAATGCGAATCTGGTCGCGCTCGTGCGGCGGAAAGAAGTCGATCACGCGGTTGACCGTTCTCACGGCGTCCTGGGTATGCAGCGTGCTCAGCACCAGATGTCCGGTCTGCGCCGCCGTGATGGCCGCCTCGACCGTTTCCTTGTCGCGCATCTCCCCGATCATGATCACGTCGGGATCCTGCCGCATCGCATATTTCAGGGCCGTGCGGAAGTCGCGGGTATCGCTGCCCACCTCGCGCTGCACCACCAGACTCTTCTTGTTCTTGTGCAGAATCTCGATAGGGTCCTCAATTGTGATGATGTTGAACGCCTGCGTGCGGTTGATGTGATCGACCAGCGACGCCAGCGTGGTGGACTTGCCGCTGCCGGTGGGGCCAGTTACCAGAATCAGGCCTCGCGACGCGCCCACGAAGCTCTGCATGGTGGTGCTCGGCAGGCCCAGAGCCTCGAAACTGGGAATGGCGTCGGTCACGACCCGCATCACGATGCCGACTGCGCCGCGCTGCCGGAAGACGTTGCATCGGAATCTCGCCACAGTTGACAGCGAATAGGCGGTGTCCAGTTCGCTGCGGTACTCGAAATCTTCCCACTGTTCCTGGGTCAGCAGCGCCTGCGCCATCGCCTGTGTATCGGGCGGCATCAGCGCCGCGTTGCCGAACGGCACCAGCAGACCGTCTACCCGGCCCATCGGGGGGCTGCCCGCCTGCAAATGAATATCGGAGGCGCGGTGCGACACCATCTGAGCCAGCAGTTCCTCTATGTTGCTGCCGGAGTTGCTGGGGTTGCCGCCGGAGCTACTGCTGGGCCGACTGAGCGCCGCAGCGCTGCCCCGCCCGCCCTGCCCCGCGCTTTCCTGGGCGGGCATCCGGGTTGCCGGGCTGCTGGCAGTGGTCTTCGCCGTGATAGGCGAAGCCAGGCCCGGCAGGGTCGGACGGCGCGGCTCGGTCATACCCGCTCGGCTCCGTGCAGGGCCGTGCTGTCGCCGGGTTCGCCCAGCCGCGTGGTACCAGAATCGAGCGGCATATTGTCGATCAGGCGCACGCCAAAGAGCCGCGCAGCGATCAGCACTCTCAGGGGTTGCAGGGGCATATCCAGATTATGCGCCCCCACTGGGGGGGGAAGTTGTTCGGAAATCTGCATGGAGGGCGGGTCTGTTGGGGGGAGCGTGGTCAGAGGCACCAGCGACTCATCGACCACCTGAAGGTAATCGAGCTGCACCTCGGGTTCCTGTGCCAGTACCGCCTGACCCGCCGCCAGAAGCGCGTCCAGCTGGCGCTCTCCTGCACTGTAGGCAGCCTGCACCGCCCCCAGCGCACGCGCCAGCACCGCTGCCCGCTGCTGCTGCTCGGCGTTCAGGTAATTGTTGCGGCTGCTCAGGGCCAGCCCCGACTCGGCGCGGGTGGTCGGCACACCGACAATCTGGGTCGGGTGGTTCAGATCGCGCACCATCTGGCGCACCACCGCGAGCTGCTGCCAGTCTTTCTCTCCGAAATACGCCCGGTCTGCGCCCACCAGATTCAGCAGTTTCAGCACCACCGTCGCTACGCCGCTGAAATGGCCGGGCCGCGACGCGCCTTCCAGAGCCTCTGACACCGCGCCCACCGTGACGCTGGTGGCAAAGCCCGCCGGGTACATGTCTTCCACCTCTGGAAAGAAGATCAGGTCGGCTCCTGCCTGGGTCGCCAGCGTGCGGTCGCGTTCCAGATCGCGTGGATAGCGCGACAGGTCTTCGGTGGGGGCAAATTGCAGCGGATTGACGAAGATGCTGACCACCACCCGACCCAGCGGGCCAGCCTTGGCGCGGGCCTGCCGGATCAGGTTGGCGTGGCCCTGATGCAGAAAGCCCATCGTGGGCACAAATTCCACACTCGACGCCCCCGCCAGAGCCGCCCGGAGCGCCTGCGGTTGCCGGACGATCTGCACGCTGCGGGCGCTGGATTCCTGGACACCTGCGGGCTGGCTCATGCGTCTTGCTTCCCGTCGAGCGTGTGCAGCACAGTGTCGAGTATCCAGCTGATGACGCTTAGAATCAGCGCCCCGATGATGGCTGCCCCGAAATTCCGCACGTCGAGACTGGTGGCCCAGGCTACGATACTCAGCACCACGCCGTTGACCACCAGCGTGAACAGTCCCAGCGTCAGGACATTGATCGGCAGCGAGAACAGTAGCAACACGGGCCGGATCAGCGCGTTGACGATGCCCAGCACCAGGGCCGCCACCAGCACGTCCCAGGTGTGCCCGCTGCGCTCGAAATACACGCCCTGGCTGTACACCAGGGTCGTCAGCCACAGGGCCACAGCATTCAGCGCCAGCTTGATGAGGAAATTACGCATGAATACAGGATAGGGGAGGACAACCGGAATAAGGCGGACGTGGCTTGCTGATCTCTTTGAAAAGCTCCCGGTGCTGCCGCCTGTTTCCTTTCCTTCCACGACGCCAGCACCGACAGATACCACCGTCCCAGGCTGGCGCTGAAAGATCGGCACCACCTGTTCTGGCGCAGTCGAATCTGGAAAAGAAAACAGGCGGCGGAACATTGCGATTCCGCCGCCTGTTTTCTTTTCTTACAGCCGGAATTACAGCCCGAATCGGGCAAAAATATGATCGACTTCGCGCAGATACCACTGCAAATCGAAGGCGCGGTCGAGGTCGCTGTCATCCAGCGGGTTTTCCGGGTCGCGGCTCAGCAGGTCGCGCAGGCCCTCGCCGGTTTCCCAGCTTTGCAGGGCGTTGCGCTGCACCACGGCGTAAGCGGCTTCGCGGGCCATGCCCTTGTCGTCGATCAGCAGGTGCAGCACCCGCTGACTGAAGACCAGGCCACCCAGATCGTTCATGTTCTTCAGCATGCGCTCGGGGAACACCACCAGATTTCGCAGCACCCCCGTCAGACGCCGTGCCGCGTAGCTGGCTGCCTGGGTCGCGTCGGGCAGAATGACGCGCTCTGCCGACGAGTGGCTGATGTCGCGCTCGTGCCACAGCGGCACGTTTTCCAGCGCCGTGACGAGGTAGCCGCGCAGCAGGCGGGCCAGTCCGGTCACGTTCTCGGTCAGGATCGGGTTTTTCTTGTGCGGCATGCTGCTGCTGCCCTTCTGGCCCGCGCCGAACGGTTCCATCGCCTCGCGCACCTCGCTGCGTTGCAGGTGGCGAATCTCGACGGCGATCTTCTCCAATGTGGTGCCGAAAATGGCAATCGCACTCAACACTTCGGCGTGGCGGTCGCGGGCCAGCGTCTGATTGGTGACGGGGGCGACCTGCCAGCCCCAAGCGGCGGCCACCTTCTCCTCGACTTCCGGCGAGACGTGCGCGTAGGTGCCCACCGACCCCGACATCATCACCACGCGCACCCGCGCCCGCGCCGCGCTCAGGCGCTCCAGATCGCGGTCCAGCGTCGCCATCCAGTTCAGGAACTTCAGGCCGAAGGTCATCGGCTCGGCGTGGATGCCGTGCGTGCGGCCCACCGTGGGCGTGTGCTTGTACGCCACCGCCTGACTGCGGCACACCTCCTGAAGCGCCTGCACGTCGGCCATAATCAGCGACAGCGCTTCATCGAGCAGCAGATTCTGGGCGGTGTCCACGACATCGGTGCTGGTCAGGCCGTGGTGGATGAAGCGGGCCGCGTCGCCGTAGCGCTCCGAGAGAGCGGTGGTAAACGCCACGATGTCATGGCGGGTCACGGCCTCGATCTCGGCCACCCGCAGCGCGAACGCCTCATCCAGCGGATCGTGTTCCGACTTCTGCACCAGTTCGGCGTGGGCGGCGGCGGGCACTTCGCCCAGTTCGGCCTGCGCCTGCATCGCGGCGAGTTCGACCTTCAGCCAGGCTCGGTAGCGGCTGGCTTCGCTCCAAAGGGTTCGCAGTTCGGGGGTACTGTAGCGGTCAATCATGCCCTCAGGGTAGCGTCTGAGATGAAGTGCAGCCTGAACACGTCTGGAAGTGGGAAGCCGGGAGGCTGTCCCCCTTCACGCTCAATGAACGGGGTCGGAAACCGTCTGGGCGCTGGTATCGCCCCGGTATGCCTGCGGCGAATCGGGATTGATGCCCACCCACAGCACCTTGACGCCCGGTACCTTCAGCGCGTCGGAGGGCAGGTTGATGTTCAGCCACGAGTTGTACGGTACCGCGTCAGGCAGCCCCACCGCCTGCTGAAGCGCGTTCTGGTACGTCGAGCAGTAATACTCATCCGGCACGTTGGCGAGCGTGTAGAACTTGCCGTCGAGACGGTGGGCCGCCTTCCAAAGTGCGTCCAGCATCTCGGGTTTGACTCCGGTATCGAGCACGATCAGCGCGTAATAGTGCGCCTCCAGGCGGGCCGGATACACCCCTGCCAGCGGGCGGGAAAAATTGTAGGTTTCGGCCACCTGTTCTGCGCTGTACTTGCGCGTGACATGCGAACACGGCCCCCAGAAGTTGGTGATATCGGTGTCTTTCCAGCAGGTCAGGATGACCGAGCCGACCGGGGCACGGTCGAATGCCTGCTGCCACGTCACGAGCCGGTCGGCGGGCACGATCTGGCGGTGCAGCAGCGTGGTGGGGTCGATCTCGCCTCCTGCCGGGCCGGGCTGGAAGTTCAGCGTGAGGTCGGGGGTAATCAGCGAGCAGGCCCCCAGCAGGGCACTGAGAAGCGGAGTCAGAGTGAAGAGAAGACGAGCGTTCACCCCTTCAGTGTCGTGCGGTTTGGCATGGTGCAGATGAGGGCAACACTCCGCAGGTGTTTCTTCACTGGCCGAGTGCGCCTGCCGCTCTACACTGATGCCATGAACCGTTCCGGCGACGTTTCCCCCGGCCCCTTCAGCCTGCCTGCCGAGCTGTCAGACGCACTCGCGCTGGCGATCCGGGCCGCCCACACTGCGGGCGCGATTCAGCAGGCGCACGTGAACCGCACCCACACCATCCGCACGAAGTCGAGTTTCAGCGACCTCGTGACCGAGGTGGACGGGCTGTGCGAGGCCGCCATTCGCGCCGAAATCGCGCAGACGTACCCCGACCATGCGGTGCTGGGCGAGGAGGAAGGGGAGCAGGGCGAACAGGGGGCCGCGTACCGCTGGGTGGTCGATCCGCTCGACGGCACCGTGAACTACGCGCACGGCTTCCCGTTTTACTGCGTGTCTATCGCGCTGGAACGCACGGGCGGCGAGCGGCTTCTGGGCGTGGTCTACGACGCCACCCGTAGCGAGCTGTTCACGGCGGTGCGCGGCGGGGGAGCCTTCCTGAACGGGAAGCCGATCCGGGTGTCGGAAACCCCCACGCTGGCAACACCCGCCCTGCTCAGCACCGGGTTTCCCTACGATCCCGGAGACGTGCGGAATCTGGCGCTGCTGGGCAAGCTGCTGGCACGGGGCATTCCGGTGCGGCGTCCGGGGGCGGCGGCGCTCGACCTGTGTTATGTGGCCTGTGGGCGGCTCGACGGCTACTGGGAACTGGGGCTGAAGCCCTGGGACAGCGCCGCCGGAGCGCTCATCATTGCCGAGGCGGGCGGCACCGTGACCGATGAGCGGGGCGTGGACCGTTCAGACGGCCCGGTGATCGTCAGCAGTAACACGCTGCTGCACGCCGAACTGCTGGCTGTGCTGGATGCGGGCAGCGCGGTGCAGGAGAGCGGCGCTTGAGGGGTCTGCTGATTGCCATGATGGTGCTGATGAATGTGGGTGGCCCTGCCAGCCTG
The nucleotide sequence above comes from Deinococcus ruber. Encoded proteins:
- the panC gene encoding pantoate--beta-alanine ligase, encoding MSQPAGVQESSARSVQIVRQPQALRAALAGASSVEFVPTMGFLHQGHANLIRQARAKAGPLGRVVVSIFVNPLQFAPTEDLSRYPRDLERDRTLATQAGADLIFFPEVEDMYPAGFATSVTVGAVSEALEGASRPGHFSGVATVVLKLLNLVGADRAYFGEKDWQQLAVVRQMVRDLNHPTQIVGVPTTRAESGLALSSRNNYLNAEQQQRAAVLARALGAVQAAYSAGERQLDALLAAGQAVLAQEPEVQLDYLQVVDESLVPLTTLPPTDPPSMQISEQLPPPVGAHNLDMPLQPLRVLIAARLFGVRLIDNMPLDSGTTRLGEPGDSTALHGAERV
- a CDS encoding phage holin family protein, with amino-acid sequence MRNFLIKLALNAVALWLTTLVYSQGVYFERSGHTWDVLVAALVLGIVNALIRPVLLLFSLPINVLTLGLFTLVVNGVVLSIVAWATSLDVRNFGAAIIGALILSVISWILDTVLHTLDGKQDA
- the purB gene encoding adenylosuccinate lyase, which encodes MIDRYSTPELRTLWSEASRYRAWLKVELAAMQAQAELGEVPAAAHAELVQKSEHDPLDEAFALRVAEIEAVTRHDIVAFTTALSERYGDAARFIHHGLTSTDVVDTAQNLLLDEALSLIMADVQALQEVCRSQAVAYKHTPTVGRTHGIHAEPMTFGLKFLNWMATLDRDLERLSAARARVRVVMMSGSVGTYAHVSPEVEEKVAAAWGWQVAPVTNQTLARDRHAEVLSAIAIFGTTLEKIAVEIRHLQRSEVREAMEPFGAGQKGSSSMPHKKNPILTENVTGLARLLRGYLVTALENVPLWHERDISHSSAERVILPDATQAASYAARRLTGVLRNLVVFPERMLKNMNDLGGLVFSQRVLHLLIDDKGMAREAAYAVVQRNALQSWETGEGLRDLLSRDPENPLDDSDLDRAFDLQWYLREVDHIFARFGL
- a CDS encoding inositol monophosphatase family protein — protein: MNRSGDVSPGPFSLPAELSDALALAIRAAHTAGAIQQAHVNRTHTIRTKSSFSDLVTEVDGLCEAAIRAEIAQTYPDHAVLGEEEGEQGEQGAAYRWVVDPLDGTVNYAHGFPFYCVSIALERTGGERLLGVVYDATRSELFTAVRGGGAFLNGKPIRVSETPTLATPALLSTGFPYDPGDVRNLALLGKLLARGIPVRRPGAAALDLCYVACGRLDGYWELGLKPWDSAAGALIIAEAGGTVTDERGVDRSDGPVIVSSNTLLHAELLAVLDAGSAVQESGA